One Engystomops pustulosus chromosome 11, aEngPut4.maternal, whole genome shotgun sequence DNA window includes the following coding sequences:
- the LOC140106311 gene encoding gastrula zinc finger protein XlCGF66.1-like isoform X1, with the protein MIRRCAQGSEDSVVPRPYNHGKGRSKMTENILHLTLEIIRLLTGEDFMVVQKSPAEAPSRQRRMSDVRHRSRRPCMESTSHSLIERDNLQKVLSLTNRMLEVLTGEVPVRCQDVAVYFSMEEWEYIEEHKDLYKDFMLEDHQTLTSQDESWETNIPGISTPLCLQNSPEEIPSFPQDNQTEDLMNIKVEVIKEEEMYIKGNEQFQEEDSRVDGPAADDGTTGGLPSPPYSEAGPKDIPHYMSSENSIAPNLRLLYNKDLPPEPPNQQEPSLNPSQTQGTDRREAKLFPCSECGRHYKTVSNLSMHMRMHRNERPFACSQCGKCFTKKSILIDHQKVHTGEKPFSCNECGKSFTKKSAVVEHRRSHTGERPFSCLECGKRFARKSVLAEHQRIHTGKKPFSCPECRKCFMAKHHLERHQITHTGEKPFSCSECGRSFTRKWLLERHLRTHME; encoded by the exons GCCGCGCCCTTACAACCATGGTAAAGGAAGATCGAAAATGACTGAGAACATCTTACACCTGACTCTGGAGATTATCCGACTACTGACCGGAGAG GATTTCATGGTAGTTCAGAAGTCGCCAGCTGAGGCCCCCAGCAGACAGCGCCGTATGTCAGACGTGCGGCACCGGAGCCGGAGACCCTGCATGGAGTCTACAAGTCACTCACTCATAGAGAGGGACAACCTCCAAAAGGTCCTGAGCCTCACAAACAGGATGCTTGAggtgctgactggagag GTTCctgtaaggtgtcaggatgtcgctgtgtatttctccatggaggagtgggagtatatagaagagcACAAGGACCTCTACAAGGACTTCATGCTGGAGGACCACCAGACCCTCACATCACAGG ATGAGTCCTGGGAGACAAATATTCCGGGGATTTCCACTCCTCTTTGTTTACAGAATAGTCCAGAGGAAATTCCTTCTTTTCCGCAGGATAATCAG ACTGAAGATCTGATGAATATCAAAGTGGAAGTTATTAAAGAAGAGGAAATGTATATCAAGGGAAATGAACAGTTTCAGGAAGAAGACAGTCGTGTAGATGGCCCAGCGG CAGATGACGGCACCACAGGAGGACTTCCCTCACCCCCATATTCTGAAGCAGGACCTAAGGATATCCCTCACTACATGTCTTCCGAAAACTCCATTGCACCAAACCTAAGGCTCCTTTACAACAAGGATCTTCCACCTGAGCCGCCAAACCAGCAGGAACCGTCACTAAATCCATCACAGACTCAAGGTACAGACCGTAGAGAGGCCAAACTCTtcccatgttctgaatgtggccgACACTACAAAACCGTCTCCAATCTGTCCATGCACATGAGGATGCACAGAAACGAGAGACCCTTCGCATGTTCGCAGTGTGGAAAGTGTTTTACCAAGAAGTCCATCCTCATAGATCATCAGAAagttcacaccggggagaagccattttcatgtaacgaatgtgggaaaagtttcacTAAGAAATCGGCTGTTGTTGAGCATCGGAGAAGCCACACGGGAGAGCGGCCGTTTTCGTGTTTGGAATGCGGGAAACGTTTTGCTCGGAAATCGGTTCTAGCTgaacatcaaagaattcacacggggaagaagccgttttcatgtcccgaatgtaGAAAATGTTTTATGGCCAAACATCATCTTGAGAGACATCAAAtaactcacacgggagagaagccattttcctgctCAGAATGTGGAAGATCTTTTACCAGGAAATGGCTCCTCGAGAGACATCTGAGAACTCACATGGAATAG
- the LOC140106311 gene encoding gastrula zinc finger protein XlCGF66.1-like isoform X4 has protein sequence MTENILHLTLEIIRLLTGEDFMVVQKSPAEAPSRQRRMSDVRHRSRRPCMESTSHSLIERDNLQKVLSLTNRMLEVLTGEVPVRCQDVAVYFSMEEWEYIEEHKDLYKDFMLEDHQTLTSQDESWETNIPGISTPLCLQNSPEEIPSFPQDNQTEDLMNIKVEVIKEEEMYIKGNEQFQEEDSRVDGPAADDGTTGGLPSPPYSEAGPKDIPHYMSSENSIAPNLRLLYNKDLPPEPPNQQEPSLNPSQTQGTDRREAKLFPCSECGRHYKTVSNLSMHMRMHRNERPFACSQCGKCFTKKSILIDHQKVHTGEKPFSCNECGKSFTKKSAVVEHRRSHTGERPFSCLECGKRFARKSVLAEHQRIHTGKKPFSCPECRKCFMAKHHLERHQITHTGEKPFSCSECGRSFTRKWLLERHLRTHME, from the exons ATGACTGAGAACATCTTACACCTGACTCTGGAGATTATCCGACTACTGACCGGAGAG GATTTCATGGTAGTTCAGAAGTCGCCAGCTGAGGCCCCCAGCAGACAGCGCCGTATGTCAGACGTGCGGCACCGGAGCCGGAGACCCTGCATGGAGTCTACAAGTCACTCACTCATAGAGAGGGACAACCTCCAAAAGGTCCTGAGCCTCACAAACAGGATGCTTGAggtgctgactggagag GTTCctgtaaggtgtcaggatgtcgctgtgtatttctccatggaggagtgggagtatatagaagagcACAAGGACCTCTACAAGGACTTCATGCTGGAGGACCACCAGACCCTCACATCACAGG ATGAGTCCTGGGAGACAAATATTCCGGGGATTTCCACTCCTCTTTGTTTACAGAATAGTCCAGAGGAAATTCCTTCTTTTCCGCAGGATAATCAG ACTGAAGATCTGATGAATATCAAAGTGGAAGTTATTAAAGAAGAGGAAATGTATATCAAGGGAAATGAACAGTTTCAGGAAGAAGACAGTCGTGTAGATGGCCCAGCGG CAGATGACGGCACCACAGGAGGACTTCCCTCACCCCCATATTCTGAAGCAGGACCTAAGGATATCCCTCACTACATGTCTTCCGAAAACTCCATTGCACCAAACCTAAGGCTCCTTTACAACAAGGATCTTCCACCTGAGCCGCCAAACCAGCAGGAACCGTCACTAAATCCATCACAGACTCAAGGTACAGACCGTAGAGAGGCCAAACTCTtcccatgttctgaatgtggccgACACTACAAAACCGTCTCCAATCTGTCCATGCACATGAGGATGCACAGAAACGAGAGACCCTTCGCATGTTCGCAGTGTGGAAAGTGTTTTACCAAGAAGTCCATCCTCATAGATCATCAGAAagttcacaccggggagaagccattttcatgtaacgaatgtgggaaaagtttcacTAAGAAATCGGCTGTTGTTGAGCATCGGAGAAGCCACACGGGAGAGCGGCCGTTTTCGTGTTTGGAATGCGGGAAACGTTTTGCTCGGAAATCGGTTCTAGCTgaacatcaaagaattcacacggggaagaagccgttttcatgtcccgaatgtaGAAAATGTTTTATGGCCAAACATCATCTTGAGAGACATCAAAtaactcacacgggagagaagccattttcctgctCAGAATGTGGAAGATCTTTTACCAGGAAATGGCTCCTCGAGAGACATCTGAGAACTCACATGGAATAG
- the LOC140106311 gene encoding gastrula zinc finger protein XlCGF66.1-like isoform X3, with protein MIRRPRPYNHGKGRSKMTENILHLTLEIIRLLTGEDFMVVQKSPAEAPSRQRRMSDVRHRSRRPCMESTSHSLIERDNLQKVLSLTNRMLEVLTGEVPVRCQDVAVYFSMEEWEYIEEHKDLYKDFMLEDHQTLTSQDESWETNIPGISTPLCLQNSPEEIPSFPQDNQTEDLMNIKVEVIKEEEMYIKGNEQFQEEDSRVDGPAADDGTTGGLPSPPYSEAGPKDIPHYMSSENSIAPNLRLLYNKDLPPEPPNQQEPSLNPSQTQGTDRREAKLFPCSECGRHYKTVSNLSMHMRMHRNERPFACSQCGKCFTKKSILIDHQKVHTGEKPFSCNECGKSFTKKSAVVEHRRSHTGERPFSCLECGKRFARKSVLAEHQRIHTGKKPFSCPECRKCFMAKHHLERHQITHTGEKPFSCSECGRSFTRKWLLERHLRTHME; from the exons GCCGCGCCCTTACAACCATGGTAAAGGAAGATCGAAAATGACTGAGAACATCTTACACCTGACTCTGGAGATTATCCGACTACTGACCGGAGAG GATTTCATGGTAGTTCAGAAGTCGCCAGCTGAGGCCCCCAGCAGACAGCGCCGTATGTCAGACGTGCGGCACCGGAGCCGGAGACCCTGCATGGAGTCTACAAGTCACTCACTCATAGAGAGGGACAACCTCCAAAAGGTCCTGAGCCTCACAAACAGGATGCTTGAggtgctgactggagag GTTCctgtaaggtgtcaggatgtcgctgtgtatttctccatggaggagtgggagtatatagaagagcACAAGGACCTCTACAAGGACTTCATGCTGGAGGACCACCAGACCCTCACATCACAGG ATGAGTCCTGGGAGACAAATATTCCGGGGATTTCCACTCCTCTTTGTTTACAGAATAGTCCAGAGGAAATTCCTTCTTTTCCGCAGGATAATCAG ACTGAAGATCTGATGAATATCAAAGTGGAAGTTATTAAAGAAGAGGAAATGTATATCAAGGGAAATGAACAGTTTCAGGAAGAAGACAGTCGTGTAGATGGCCCAGCGG CAGATGACGGCACCACAGGAGGACTTCCCTCACCCCCATATTCTGAAGCAGGACCTAAGGATATCCCTCACTACATGTCTTCCGAAAACTCCATTGCACCAAACCTAAGGCTCCTTTACAACAAGGATCTTCCACCTGAGCCGCCAAACCAGCAGGAACCGTCACTAAATCCATCACAGACTCAAGGTACAGACCGTAGAGAGGCCAAACTCTtcccatgttctgaatgtggccgACACTACAAAACCGTCTCCAATCTGTCCATGCACATGAGGATGCACAGAAACGAGAGACCCTTCGCATGTTCGCAGTGTGGAAAGTGTTTTACCAAGAAGTCCATCCTCATAGATCATCAGAAagttcacaccggggagaagccattttcatgtaacgaatgtgggaaaagtttcacTAAGAAATCGGCTGTTGTTGAGCATCGGAGAAGCCACACGGGAGAGCGGCCGTTTTCGTGTTTGGAATGCGGGAAACGTTTTGCTCGGAAATCGGTTCTAGCTgaacatcaaagaattcacacggggaagaagccgttttcatgtcccgaatgtaGAAAATGTTTTATGGCCAAACATCATCTTGAGAGACATCAAAtaactcacacgggagagaagccattttcctgctCAGAATGTGGAAGATCTTTTACCAGGAAATGGCTCCTCGAGAGACATCTGAGAACTCACATGGAATAG
- the LOC140106311 gene encoding gastrula zinc finger protein XlCGF66.1-like isoform X2 produces the protein MIRRCAQGSEDSVVPRPYNHGKGRSKMTENILHLTLEIIRLLTGEDFMVVQKSPAEAPSRQRRMSDVRHRSRRPCMESTSHSLIERDNLQKVLSLTNRMLEVLTGEVPVRCQDVAVYFSMEEWEYIEEHKDLYKDFMLEDHQTLTSQDESWETNIPGISTPLCLQNSPEEIPSFPQDNQTEDLMNIKVEVIKEEEMYIKGNEQFQEEDSRVDGPADDGTTGGLPSPPYSEAGPKDIPHYMSSENSIAPNLRLLYNKDLPPEPPNQQEPSLNPSQTQGTDRREAKLFPCSECGRHYKTVSNLSMHMRMHRNERPFACSQCGKCFTKKSILIDHQKVHTGEKPFSCNECGKSFTKKSAVVEHRRSHTGERPFSCLECGKRFARKSVLAEHQRIHTGKKPFSCPECRKCFMAKHHLERHQITHTGEKPFSCSECGRSFTRKWLLERHLRTHME, from the exons GCCGCGCCCTTACAACCATGGTAAAGGAAGATCGAAAATGACTGAGAACATCTTACACCTGACTCTGGAGATTATCCGACTACTGACCGGAGAG GATTTCATGGTAGTTCAGAAGTCGCCAGCTGAGGCCCCCAGCAGACAGCGCCGTATGTCAGACGTGCGGCACCGGAGCCGGAGACCCTGCATGGAGTCTACAAGTCACTCACTCATAGAGAGGGACAACCTCCAAAAGGTCCTGAGCCTCACAAACAGGATGCTTGAggtgctgactggagag GTTCctgtaaggtgtcaggatgtcgctgtgtatttctccatggaggagtgggagtatatagaagagcACAAGGACCTCTACAAGGACTTCATGCTGGAGGACCACCAGACCCTCACATCACAGG ATGAGTCCTGGGAGACAAATATTCCGGGGATTTCCACTCCTCTTTGTTTACAGAATAGTCCAGAGGAAATTCCTTCTTTTCCGCAGGATAATCAG ACTGAAGATCTGATGAATATCAAAGTGGAAGTTATTAAAGAAGAGGAAATGTATATCAAGGGAAATGAACAGTTTCAGGAAGAAGACAGTCGTGTAGATGGCCCAGCGG ATGACGGCACCACAGGAGGACTTCCCTCACCCCCATATTCTGAAGCAGGACCTAAGGATATCCCTCACTACATGTCTTCCGAAAACTCCATTGCACCAAACCTAAGGCTCCTTTACAACAAGGATCTTCCACCTGAGCCGCCAAACCAGCAGGAACCGTCACTAAATCCATCACAGACTCAAGGTACAGACCGTAGAGAGGCCAAACTCTtcccatgttctgaatgtggccgACACTACAAAACCGTCTCCAATCTGTCCATGCACATGAGGATGCACAGAAACGAGAGACCCTTCGCATGTTCGCAGTGTGGAAAGTGTTTTACCAAGAAGTCCATCCTCATAGATCATCAGAAagttcacaccggggagaagccattttcatgtaacgaatgtgggaaaagtttcacTAAGAAATCGGCTGTTGTTGAGCATCGGAGAAGCCACACGGGAGAGCGGCCGTTTTCGTGTTTGGAATGCGGGAAACGTTTTGCTCGGAAATCGGTTCTAGCTgaacatcaaagaattcacacggggaagaagccgttttcatgtcccgaatgtaGAAAATGTTTTATGGCCAAACATCATCTTGAGAGACATCAAAtaactcacacgggagagaagccattttcctgctCAGAATGTGGAAGATCTTTTACCAGGAAATGGCTCCTCGAGAGACATCTGAGAACTCACATGGAATAG